The Candidatus Rokuibacteriota bacterium genome has a segment encoding these proteins:
- the rpsF gene encoding 30S ribosomal protein S6 → MKPLYPYEILMIFDPRPTDEEVAALLTRVQENLATLGGQLGKVENWGKRRLTYDIRKQREGTYAVIEASATPAVVKEFERQLKLNDQVLRYVTTRVPVRRRARSVPKPEAPVAEEVV, encoded by the coding sequence GTGAAGCCGCTGTACCCGTACGAGATCCTGATGATTTTTGATCCGCGACCCACCGACGAGGAGGTCGCGGCGCTCCTGACCCGGGTGCAGGAGAACCTCGCGACGCTGGGCGGGCAGCTCGGCAAGGTGGAGAACTGGGGCAAGCGTCGGTTGACGTACGACATCCGCAAGCAGCGCGAGGGGACCTACGCCGTCATCGAGGCCTCCGCCACCCCGGCGGTCGTGAAGGAGTTCGAGCGCCAGCTCAAGCTGAACGACCAGGTGCTGCGCTACGTCACGACCCGCGTCCCCGTGCGCAGGCGCGCGCGGTCCGTGCCGAAGCCGGAGGCCCCGGTCGCCGAGGAGGTCGTCTGA
- a CDS encoding single-stranded DNA-binding protein: protein MASLNRVFLIGNLTRPPELRYTPSGSAVADLRLAVNRRYTTQSGEKREDTCFLTVVVWGKQAESCGEYLDKGSPIMVEGRLQTRDWETKDGQKRNVVEVVAERVQFMGRSKAPAATGAPDAVEPLSEGDEDVPF, encoded by the coding sequence ATGGCGAGCCTCAACCGAGTCTTTCTCATCGGCAACCTCACGCGGCCGCCGGAGCTCCGCTACACGCCCAGCGGCAGCGCGGTGGCGGATCTGCGGCTCGCGGTCAACCGCCGCTACACCACGCAGAGCGGGGAGAAGCGGGAGGACACCTGCTTCCTCACCGTCGTGGTGTGGGGCAAGCAGGCCGAGAGCTGCGGGGAGTACCTGGACAAGGGCAGCCCGATCATGGTCGAGGGACGGCTCCAGACCCGCGACTGGGAGACGAAGGACGGGCAGAAGCGGAACGTCGTCGAGGTGGTGGCCGAGCGCGTGCAGTTCATGGGCCGGAGCAAGGCCCCGGCCGCGACGGGCGCGCCCGACGCCGTGGAACCACTCAGCGAGGGGGACGAGGACGTCCCCTTCTAG
- a CDS encoding 50S ribosomal protein L9: MKIILLDDVPKLGRRGEVRDVADGYARNYLLPHNLALNATAANLKNLDSIKARQESRAATLRAAAEGQAQAIEALTFAQSRQASDEGRLFGSVGKADVAAFLGQHGLEVERRRIALEEPIKALGEFSVPIRLHGDVTAHLKVIVSRE; this comes from the coding sequence ATGAAGATCATCCTCCTTGACGACGTGCCCAAGCTCGGCCGTCGCGGCGAGGTGCGGGACGTGGCGGATGGCTACGCCCGCAACTACCTCTTGCCTCACAACCTTGCGCTCAACGCCACTGCGGCCAACCTCAAGAACCTCGACTCCATCAAGGCGCGCCAGGAGAGCCGGGCCGCCACGCTGCGGGCGGCGGCCGAGGGGCAGGCGCAGGCCATCGAGGCGCTCACGTTCGCCCAGAGCCGGCAGGCCTCGGACGAGGGGCGGCTCTTCGGGTCGGTGGGCAAGGCCGACGTGGCCGCCTTCCTCGGCCAGCACGGGCTCGAGGTCGAGCGGCGCCGCATCGCGCTCGAGGAGCCCATCAAGGCCCTGGGCGAGTTCAGCGTCCCCATCCGCCTGCACGGAGACGTCACGGCTCACCTCAAGGTCATCGTCAGCCGGGAGTAG
- the dnaB gene encoding replicative DNA helicase, whose amino-acid sequence MLTSKIPPHSLEAERAVLGAILLERESLPKAVELLRPSDFYKEGHRKIFDTMIALFERNEPVDLLTLSEELRRRNALEEIGGPAVLAALVEEAATAAHLLAYGGIVREKALLRDLIRIATEIIGQSFAATDDVDKLLDDAERLIFQISERRMQGSAIPVRAILKDAFEHIERLYERKEHITGLASGFDELDRLTSGFQPSDFVIIAGRPSMGKTAFALNVAKYAGVEQHKRVLVLSLEMSKEQLVQRLLCAEARVDSHKVRTGYLEPRDWTRLTHAAGRLAEAPIYIDDSPALSVLEARAKARRLKAEHGLDVVVIDYLQLMRGRTPENRQQEISEISRSLKALAKELTVPVIALSQLSRAVEARQSKDYRPQLSDLRESGALEQDADLILFVYRPERYGLQSEDGEKVAELIIGKQRNGPVDTVKLTFISEYASFERMARTERMPQPF is encoded by the coding sequence CTGCTCACCTCCAAGATCCCCCCGCACAGTCTGGAGGCGGAGCGGGCCGTGCTCGGCGCCATCCTGCTCGAGCGCGAGAGTCTCCCGAAGGCCGTCGAGCTTCTCCGGCCCTCCGACTTCTACAAGGAGGGCCACCGGAAGATCTTCGACACCATGATCGCCCTCTTCGAGCGGAACGAGCCGGTGGACCTCCTCACGCTCTCGGAGGAGCTGCGCCGCCGCAACGCGCTGGAGGAGATCGGCGGGCCGGCGGTCCTCGCGGCCCTCGTGGAGGAGGCCGCCACCGCCGCCCACCTGCTCGCCTATGGCGGCATCGTCCGGGAGAAGGCGCTCCTGCGGGACCTGATCCGCATCGCCACGGAGATCATCGGGCAGAGCTTCGCCGCCACCGACGACGTCGACAAGCTGCTCGACGACGCCGAGCGGCTCATCTTCCAGATCTCCGAGCGCCGCATGCAGGGCTCTGCCATCCCGGTGCGGGCCATCCTCAAGGACGCCTTCGAGCACATCGAGCGGCTGTACGAGCGGAAGGAGCATATCACCGGGCTCGCCTCCGGCTTCGACGAGCTGGACCGGCTGACCTCCGGCTTCCAGCCGAGCGACTTCGTCATCATCGCGGGGCGGCCCTCCATGGGCAAGACCGCCTTCGCCCTGAACGTCGCCAAGTACGCCGGCGTGGAGCAGCACAAGCGCGTGCTGGTGCTGAGCCTCGAGATGTCCAAGGAACAGCTGGTCCAGCGGCTCCTCTGCGCCGAGGCGCGCGTGGACTCCCACAAGGTGCGCACCGGCTACCTGGAGCCGCGGGACTGGACCCGCCTCACGCATGCGGCGGGGCGGCTCGCGGAGGCCCCCATCTACATCGACGACTCGCCGGCGCTGTCGGTGCTGGAGGCGCGGGCCAAGGCCCGGCGCCTCAAGGCGGAGCACGGCCTCGACGTCGTGGTGATCGACTACCTCCAGCTCATGCGCGGGCGCACCCCGGAGAACCGCCAGCAGGAGATCTCCGAGATCTCCCGCTCGCTCAAGGCGCTGGCCAAGGAGCTGACCGTGCCGGTCATCGCCCTGTCGCAGCTGTCGCGCGCCGTGGAGGCGCGGCAGTCGAAGGACTACCGGCCGCAGCTCTCCGACCTGCGCGAGTCGGGGGCGCTGGAGCAGGACGCCGACCTCATCCTGTTCGTGTACCGCCCGGAGCGGTACGGGCTGCAGTCCGAGGACGGCGAGAAGGTCGCCGAGCTCATCATCGGCAAGCAGCGCAACGGCCCCGTGGACACGGTCAAGCTGACCTTCATCTCCGAGTACGCCTCGTTCGAGCGGATGGCCCGGACCGAGCGGATGCCCCAGCCCTTCTGA
- a CDS encoding 30S ribosomal protein S18 — protein sequence MSKPAKRRRFGRRKVCKFCVDKVDLIDYKDVRRLRNFVSERGKITPRRISGSCARHQRQLTHAIRRARTIALVPYTAE from the coding sequence ATCAGCAAGCCAGCGAAGCGCCGCCGGTTCGGGCGGCGCAAGGTCTGCAAGTTCTGTGTCGACAAGGTCGATCTGATCGACTACAAGGACGTGCGGAGACTCAGGAACTTCGTCTCCGAGCGGGGCAAGATCACCCCGCGGCGTATCTCCGGAAGCTGCGCCCGGCACCAGCGCCAGCTGACCCACGCCATCCGGCGGGCGCGCACCATCGCGCTCGTCCCCTACACGGCAGAGTGA